In Nitrospirota bacterium, the DNA window TAAATAATGTTCTTCTTATGGACAAGTTTGAACCGGCGAGGGTTAATGAATACCTTGAAGACAGATGAAGGTTTTGCTGTATGGGTTACCGGCTTACCCGCATCAGGGAAATCTTCTGTAGCAGGTACTATTGAAAAAAGACTCCATGAATGGTATACCGTTAAGGCTGTTCGTCTTGAATCTGATGCCTTGAGAAAGGTTCTTACCCCGGAACCTGTATACTCACAAAAAGAAAGAGACTGGTTTTACGATGTTATGATATTTATGGGCCGGATGCTGATAGCAAATGGTATTAATGTTATTTTTGATGCAACCGGAAACAAGAGGGTCTATAGAGATAAGGCAAAGGCATCAATTTCAAAATTCATAGAAGTATATATGAAATGCCCGCTTCATATATGTATGGAAAGAGACCCGAAAGGTATCTATAAATCGGCACAAACAGGAAAGGCACATTATGTCCCCGGGTTACAGGATATCTATGAAGAACCATTATCACCGGACATCATAATCGAATCAGACAAGGCTACCCCTGAGATTGGTGCAGACCATGTGATAGCAAGGATGAAGGAAAAGGGGTGGGTGTGACTTATCGTAAGCAGTAAGCAGTAAGCAGTGAGCAGAAGTAAGAAGTAAGAAGCAAGAAGTTAGAAGCAAGACATAAGACGTAAGAAGTAAGAAGATAATGCTTACCATGTATTACCCCTCCCTTGACGGGGGGCAGGGGGAGGGTGCCATGCTTATTCCCTCCCCTTCAAGGGGAGGGTCAGGGTGGGGATGGGGTTTGTTTCAGAAAAGGAATAGCTAATGCGTGATATATTCGTAGAGAGGCTAACAGGTTCTTCTGTTGCAGAGCGGATGGTGGAGATTGTGGAGAGGAAGGGGCTTGGACACCCGGACTCAATATGTGATGCCATTATGGAAAAGGTTGCATTAGCCCTGAGCA includes these proteins:
- a CDS encoding adenylyl-sulfate kinase, with the translated sequence MNTLKTDEGFAVWVTGLPASGKSSVAGTIEKRLHEWYTVKAVRLESDALRKVLTPEPVYSQKERDWFYDVMIFMGRMLIANGINVIFDATGNKRVYRDKAKASISKFIEVYMKCPLHICMERDPKGIYKSAQTGKAHYVPGLQDIYEEPLSPDIIIESDKATPEIGADHVIARMKEKGWV